Proteins from a genomic interval of Chanodichthys erythropterus isolate Z2021 chromosome 8, ASM2448905v1, whole genome shotgun sequence:
- the LOC137025040 gene encoding microfibril-associated glycoprotein 4-like: MAMMLFFAFLLPVVLGSDCKLMPFDCSDIYNSGETVSGIYTIYPAGDIPVWVYCHMISGGKDEDNGGWTVIQRRMDGSVNFYRPWKEYKRGFGNVEGEYWLGLENIYQLSRNRKYMLRVDLEDFEGRKGFALYSSFSVDCECAGYKLRVSGFTDGGAGDSLTSHNNQKFTTFDKDQDANEENCAKVYLGAFWYANCHNANPNGVYLWGEDGTHFAIGISWYHWKENFAVSMKSISMKIKSIS, from the exons ATGGCA ATGATGCTGTTTTTTGCATTTCTTCTCCCAGTTGTATTGGGCAGTGACTGTAAATTAATGCCATTTGACTGTTCTGACATCTACAACTCAGGAGAAACAGTCAGTGGGATTTACACCATCTATCCAGCAGGTGACATTCCTGTTTGGGTTTACTGTCACATGATCTCAGGTGGGAAAGATGAAGACAACGGAGGATGGACG GTGATTCAGAGGAGAATGGATGGCAGTGTGAATTTCTATCGGCCGTGGAAAGAGTACAAGAGAGGATTTGGGAATGTGGAGGGTGAATACTGGCTGG GGCTGGAGAACATTTACCAGCTGTCACGTAATAGGAAGTATATGCTGAGAGTGGATCTGGAGGACTTTGAAGGAAGGAAGGGTTTTGCTCTGTACTCGTCCTTCTCTGTGGATTGTGAATGTGCTGGATATAAACTGCGTGTTTCAGGATTCACTGATGGCGGAGCAG GCGACTCTTTGACCTCCCACAATAATCAGAAGTTCACAACCTTTGACAAAGACCAAGACGCCAATGAAGAAAACTGTGCCAAAGTGTATCTCGGGGCATTTTGGTATGCAAACTGTCACAATGCAAATCCCAATGGTGTGTATTTGTGGGGAGAAGATGGTACTCATTTTGCCATTGGTATTTCTTGGTACCACTGGAAAGAGAATTTTGCTGTCAGTATGAAATCCATCAGCATGAAGATCAAAAGTATATCCTAG